A portion of the Oncorhynchus masou masou isolate Uvic2021 chromosome 11, UVic_Omas_1.1, whole genome shotgun sequence genome contains these proteins:
- the LOC135548594 gene encoding active breakpoint cluster region-related protein-like isoform X8, with translation MTEVLVSDMNLNTVCERLEQHCCVVDQQQNNQQQLQQPQTPSSAIRRHTNTGAKLWGRVRSKLLRQKLDPQTVQSKNWHMDVIEMNGIKVEFSMKFTSRDLSLKRTPSKKQSGVFGVKISVVTKRERSKVPYIVRQCIEEVEKRGIDEVGIYRISGVATDIQALKAAFDTNSKDILVMLSDMDINAIAGTLKLYFRELPEPLLTDRLYPAFMEGIALSDPAAKENCMMHLLRSLPDPNLITFLSLLEHLKRVADNEPINKMSLHNLGTVFGPTLLRPSESEVTKGHITLATDIWSHDVMAQVQVLLYYLQHPPISFAELKRNTLYFSTDV, from the exons ATGACGGAAGTCCTGGTGTCCGACATGAACCTGAACACAGTGTGTGAGCGGCTGGAGCAGCACTGCTGTGTGGTGGACCAGCAGCAGAACAACCAGCAGCAGCTTCAGCAGCCTCAAACCCCCTCCTCAGCCATCAGGAGGCACACCAACACCGGGGCCAAGCTATGGGGTCGCGTACGCAGCAAGCTCCTCAGACAAAAG CTGGACCCCCAGACGGTTCAGTCTAAGAACTGGCACATGGACGTCATAGAGATGAACGGG ATCAAAGTGGAGTTCTCCATGAAGTTTACGAGTCGGGACTTGAGTCTGAAGAGAACGCCCTCCAAAAAACAGAGTGGGGTGTTCGGGGTCAAAATCAGTGTGGTGACAAA GCGCGAGCGCTCCAAGGTGCCTTACATAGTCCGCCAGTGCAttgaagaggtggagaagagggggaTCGATGAGGTGGGAATCTACAGGATCTCAGGGGTGGCCACCGACATCCAGGCCCTCAAAGCAGCATTCGACACCA ATAGCAAAGACATCCTGGTGATGTTGAGTGACATGGACATCAATGCCATCGCGGGAACGCTGAAGCTGTACTTCcgtgagctgccagagcccctgCTCACTGACCGCCTGTACCCAGCCTTCATGGAGGGCATAG cTCTGTCGGACCCTGCAGCCAAGGAGAACTGCATGATGCATCTGCTGCGCTCACTGCCTGACCCTAACCTCATCACCTTCCTCAGCCTGCTGGAGCATCTCAagag AGTTGCTGACAATGAGCCCATCAACAAGATGTCCCTCCACAACTTGGGCACAGTGTTTGGCCCCACCCTGCTCAGGCCCTCtgagtcagaggtcaccaagggACACATCACCCTGGCCACTGACATCTGGTCACATGACGTCATGGCACAG GTCCAAGTGTTGCTGTACTACCTGCAGCATCCTCCCATCTCCTTCGCTGAGCTGAAGCGGAACACACTCTACTTTTCCACTGACGTTTAA